The following DNA comes from Streptomyces sp. NBC_00273.
GGATGCTGGGGTGCGTGCGGATGGCCACGGTGCGGTAGATGGCTCCTCGGCCACCTGCCCGCCAGCCCTTCGTAGTGGGGACGCGGCGGACCTCGAAGGGCCCTCGGCTGCTTCTGTTGGGCCAACTACTTGCCCATGACGTCGCCGTCGAACGCACGCCCAGCTCGATGCCCAGCAGGACGCCGTCGGGCCAGCCAGCCAGCCAGCCTGTCGGCCCGCCCCCCGGCGTCCATAATCTTGCCGGTTTGATTGGACGGCCCGACCATCACGCAGAGACTTCCTCCGCAGTCCAGGACGAGGTGGAAGGTCGGGCCCACCGCTCAGGGAGCTCAACTCACGCAACCACGGGGCCACACGCTCGTGCGGCGCAGGGATGTTCGGCAGCTCGAGCCAGAGACGCAAGAAGAACATGGCTGTGAACAGGACGGCTTCGATGCTCGACCGGTCGTTTTCTGTCACGGCACATGAGCCTGCTCCGACCAGACCCGGAATGGAATGTTGTACGGGTGGGCGCGCATGGGATCCGACGACAGCCTGGCAAGTTCGGCCGTGTCCTTCCGATACCAGCTCGGTACCCACCTCACTGAGCCGTCCTTCTTCGGCTTTCCCTGGAAATCACCGATGTCGTTCGCCAGATGGTGATCCACCATCGCGGCCAACCGGACGTCGAACGGATGCCCCTTCTCCTGCTTGTAGGCAACCTTCCTCTGCTGGGCAAGCAGCATCTGAAGCAGAACGAACCGGGCGAACAACAGAGTTCCCTCCCGACGGTCCTCCAACGCGCCTAAGACTTGTCCCGTAACTTGCTGGTCACAGGTGAGATGGTCTCCACTCGCTCCGAAGTAGCCCCCTACCTCACTGCTCGCTGCCGTGTCATGACCAATGCAAAGTCCGTCAACTCTGCAGAGATATGGAGTCCCAGCGGAGCCTTTGATCCTCGTCCACTACGGGCATGTCGCGGTCGAGGGGTTGGTTGGTCTCGAGCGACGTAGCGATCGTCTCCATGAGCACTGGCAGGGACGTCCACATCTCATGCGACTGACGCGAAATGCCTTCCTCTGCGTCAGCATTGTGGACGCGCCCCCGGTCGATCTCGGGACGGTGGTCCAGTACGAGGAGCCCTCCGCAGATGTCCCGCGCGATGGGGATCACCTGCGGATGTCCGTACATGTAGAAGCTGGACCCGATCCTCATGAAGTCGTAGTCCAACTCCTCCTCGCCTATCCCGTCCACCGTAGGCTTGTCGTAGTAGCGGGCCCAGCTTTGCCACTCAACCACTATCTCGCGCGCACTCAGCGGTCTGTAGAACCCTGGAAGCAGCGAAAATCCGTGGCCGACGAGACCATCGTGCCGCAACAGAGACATCCTCAAGGGCTTCAGCAGGGGCCGTCCGATGACGCGTTCGGCTGCGACGATGTCCGCCGGGTCCGCGGGCGGCGCCAACGCGGAGTAGGTTGCTGGGGCGTGCTCGGCCAGCCAGTTCTCGATTCGGGTCCAGGACTCACTGATCAATGCTGTCATGGCACAGCATCCTGCCACCGGGTACTGACAACCTCAGGGGAGCACTCAGACTGCGGCCGGCTCTGGGCCGCGCGAGGTGGGCTTTCACCACCCCGAGCGGACCGGGCACGGCACCAAACGCCGTGACGGAACGCGGTCCGCCGCCCTCACAGCGTCAGACCGAAACCCCACTGATCGCAACGAACCCCGTTGAACTGAACGGACTTGGACATAGCGTGACCGGATGGGCGTTCGCGTTGCGGTTACTGTGACTGTTCGCCGAACGAATCGTTCCGGGCCCTCCAGGCCCTCACCTTGCACCGGCCCGAGCAGTAGACGGCGTTCGACCGCCGGTCCAGCCCGGCGACCCACCTCGTCCCGCAGACGGTGCACTCCATCAGGCCGGCCCCGTCCCGGACGGCCGCCAGCCGCTTCCGCAGCCTCTGCTGGCGGCGCCATGACCTGGAACGACAAGCCGACGAACAGAACACCGCACCCAGGCCAGCCACCGGCGCCAGAGCCTCGTCACACCCCCGGCACCGACGCTCACCAACCCGGCCAGCGGCAGCAGACACCCCACTAGATTAGGCCGTCCAAGCAGCCAAATCACGGGATCGGAAACAAGTAGCGCAGGCTGACGAGCGTCAGGGGGTGTGACTGGCAGCGGCTGGCCGCAGCGACATCTGGACGCCTGGCGGCCGCAGCCGCCGGGCGTGGTGGGGCAGGGGCGCGCCGGTTCAGCAGGAGCAGCCCCACTGCGGGGTGGGTGCGGTCGAGGGGGTTCCGCAGGCCCGGTCGGTGGGTGCGGGCGGGTGGACGGTGGTGCCGGCCTTGATGGTCTCGATCACCTTGATGTCGCGGATCTGCTCGGGGTCGACCGTCAGCGGGTTTGCGCTGAGGATGACCAGGTCCGCGAGCTTGCCGACCTCGATACTGCCCTTGCGGTCCTGCTCGCCGTACTGGTGGGCGGCGTTGATGGTGATCGCGCGAACCGCGTCCAGGGCGGAGACCTGCTGGTCGGGGCCGAGGACATGGCCGCTGCGGGTGCGGCGGGTCACCTGGCTGGACAGCACGGCGATCGAGTTCGGCAGCGCCACCGGGGC
Coding sequences within:
- a CDS encoding SMI1/KNR4 family protein — protein: MTALISESWTRIENWLAEHAPATYSALAPPADPADIVAAERVIGRPLLKPLRMSLLRHDGLVGHGFSLLPGFYRPLSAREIVVEWQSWARYYDKPTVDGIGEEELDYDFMRIGSSFYMYGHPQVIPIARDICGGLLVLDHRPEIDRGRVHNADAEEGISRQSHEMWTSLPVLMETIATSLETNQPLDRDMPVVDEDQRLRWDSISLQS